A region from the Methanofollis liminatans DSM 4140 genome encodes:
- a CDS encoding DUF362 domain-containing protein — protein MFDPVSLARCRSYDPDEVGSALSAVLAPLGGMAAFVEPGMRVLVKPNLLSARPPERAVTTHPAVVRAVVEAVQACGGVPVIGDSPGGQNTPSSYDALLRTTGMMGVIEETGCEYVYFDDESVAVPSPDGLVFRGFTIARAVADADAVICLPKLKTHQLTAYSGAVKILYGCIPGITKAAYHLHAGQDREVFADLLLDLHAAIPPSLSVMDAVVGMEGKGPQSGNPRQIGLIAASASCTALDYAAALAVGLDPLSVPTIARAAARGEGPAAPGDLRVHGPPIAEVRVADFVPAPASPPSLPSFVTQFGGRLVAARPLVDAGRCTACGTCAAVCPPHAITFVPGEIPQIDEEACIRCFCCQELCPQGAVEIVRPSVREY, from the coding sequence ATGTTCGATCCTGTATCTCTTGCCCGCTGCCGCTCGTACGACCCTGACGAAGTGGGATCTGCTCTCTCTGCGGTGCTGGCGCCCCTCGGCGGCATGGCGGCGTTCGTAGAACCGGGTATGCGTGTCCTGGTGAAGCCCAACCTCCTCTCGGCCCGGCCCCCTGAGAGGGCGGTGACGACCCACCCGGCGGTGGTGCGGGCGGTGGTCGAGGCGGTGCAGGCGTGCGGGGGCGTCCCGGTGATCGGCGATTCGCCCGGTGGGCAGAACACCCCATCCTCGTACGACGCCCTCCTCCGGACGACCGGGATGATGGGGGTGATCGAGGAGACGGGCTGCGAGTACGTGTACTTTGACGACGAGAGCGTCGCCGTCCCGTCTCCTGACGGCCTTGTCTTCCGCGGGTTCACGATCGCACGGGCGGTAGCAGACGCCGACGCCGTGATCTGCCTGCCCAAACTGAAGACCCACCAGCTCACCGCATACTCCGGTGCGGTGAAAATTCTGTACGGCTGTATTCCCGGCATCACGAAGGCGGCCTACCACCTCCACGCCGGGCAGGATCGGGAGGTCTTCGCCGACCTCCTCCTCGACCTCCACGCCGCCATCCCGCCGTCGCTCTCTGTCATGGATGCCGTCGTCGGCATGGAGGGGAAGGGGCCGCAGAGCGGCAATCCCCGTCAGATCGGGCTGATTGCCGCCTCAGCGAGCTGCACCGCCCTGGACTACGCGGCGGCCCTTGCCGTCGGCCTCGACCCCCTCTCGGTCCCGACGATCGCCCGCGCCGCCGCGCGGGGAGAGGGGCCGGCGGCTCCTGGCGATCTCCGGGTTCACGGCCCGCCCATTGCGGAGGTGCGGGTGGCGGACTTTGTCCCGGCCCCGGCGTCGCCGCCCTCTCTGCCGTCGTTTGTCACGCAGTTTGGCGGACGGCTCGTCGCCGCGCGCCCGCTCGTCGACGCCGGACGGTGCACGGCCTGCGGCACCTGCGCCGCCGTCTGCCCGCCGCATGCGATCACGTTCGTGCCGGGCGAGATCCCGCAGATCGATGAAGAGGCGTGCATCAGGTGTTTCTGCTGCCAGGAACTCTGCCCGCAGGGGGCCGTTGAGATTGTCCGGCCCTCTGTCAGGGAGTATTAA
- a CDS encoding WD40 repeat domain-containing protein gives MRAGVAVALILALSIAGTAAGLSFDRAWETTTPENVLDIAVSDDGETVVVLTAAALSCLDADGTPLWEVPGRHAQTVGISGDGSLIVTGGEDLRLYDRSGALAFRHDTGFFAFGTAISPDGSCIAGGFDNTRLMIFRKNGTGGYEQSAVVNTTEDVIALSLSLDGGRIATGEKDGTIRYYTGEGRPLWSYATGSATLSCSMTDDGGYIAVGADHGVAELLNGNGRALWRQVGGERRPAVVIAADGSFVALGGEEIKLFSTNGTEIGSIPAGAVTSLAVGSEGPVMAGSGRTVALYRPLPRTPAEDERVAEASTTTPQRQEDETPTPTEAAAPLLAAVTALLCARRRG, from the coding sequence ATGAGAGCAGGCGTCGCCGTCGCACTCATCCTCGCCCTGAGCATTGCGGGGACGGCGGCCGGACTCTCCTTCGACCGTGCATGGGAGACCACGACGCCGGAAAACGTGCTCGATATCGCCGTATCGGATGACGGCGAGACGGTCGTCGTGCTCACCGCCGCCGCCCTCTCCTGCCTGGATGCCGACGGCACGCCTCTCTGGGAGGTGCCGGGCCGCCACGCGCAGACGGTCGGGATCTCCGGCGACGGTTCGCTCATCGTGACCGGCGGAGAGGACCTGCGCCTCTATGACCGGAGCGGCGCCCTGGCGTTCAGGCATGATACCGGCTTTTTCGCCTTCGGCACCGCCATATCCCCTGACGGTTCCTGCATCGCCGGGGGGTTTGACAACACCCGGTTGATGATCTTCAGGAAAAACGGCACCGGGGGGTATGAACAGTCGGCAGTCGTCAATACGACTGAGGACGTCATCGCCCTTTCCCTCTCCCTCGACGGCGGGCGTATTGCCACCGGCGAAAAAGACGGCACGATCAGGTATTACACCGGCGAGGGGAGACCCCTCTGGAGTTATGCCACCGGAAGCGCCACGCTTTCCTGCTCGATGACCGACGACGGCGGATATATCGCCGTCGGTGCCGACCACGGCGTTGCAGAACTCCTCAACGGGAACGGCAGGGCCCTCTGGAGGCAGGTCGGCGGAGAGCGGAGGCCTGCCGTCGTGATCGCGGCAGACGGTTCCTTCGTCGCTCTCGGCGGGGAAGAAATCAAACTCTTCTCAACGAACGGCACTGAGATCGGCTCCATACCGGCAGGCGCGGTCACATCCCTTGCAGTCGGCAGCGAAGGCCCCGTAATGGCCGGTTCAGGGAGAACGGTCGCCCTGTACCGTCCCTTACCCCGGACACCAGCCGAAGATGAGAGGGTGGCCGAAGCCTCTACCACCACCCCGCAGAGACAGGAAGACGAAACGCCGACCCCGACAGAGGCAGCGGCCCCCCTCCTTGCAGCCGTGACGGCGCTCCTCTGCGCGAGACGGCGGGGTTAA
- a CDS encoding helical backbone metal receptor: MQNGLDYIRSCQHDDGGFAEAGRSTNPGTSWFAVMAIVAAGEDPHDWKVNGTSAIDYWKSAEDAVNPEGTAELGKMVTLIAAAGEDPRTFGGRDYLVELKGRMKSDGQFGDFVYTTYWGVFGLVSAGEDASKPAAWLKIQQNDDGGYGWMPGAESDSDDTAAVIMALIAAGERIDAPAVSRALDYLRAHQMDDGGFNYGGSSSSNAASAAWVIQAIAAAGEDPSAWSKNGRDVVSTLADLQQPDGSFRWTAYTTDNPCGMTARAVPALLGKPYPVLPGQKAPHLSAPETPAAAAPGTTTVPQTAAPTAATAEWQPVTVTDDYGVAVRIEAMPMRIVSLAPANTEILFGLGLGDRVIGVTDYCNYPEEATAKPKVGGYSTVNIERVVTAKPDLVVAAFGNTEEVVDHLRSLGLTVIALNPDSAGGTLRDIRLVGTATGTGAEAERLVASMEARIDAVKEKTQIAAETPTVVHAVWYDPIWVSGRDTFQNEMIALAGGTNAFSDVEGWQIITMERFITTDPEVIIVNSGTGMGEGGTDLIYRYFMDESRFKSLNAIKNNRVYIVDSDLIDRGGPRLVDALEEVAAAIHPDLFEGGPAPATTAPQSPGFGAFAASIALAAAGLILLRRVG, encoded by the coding sequence GTGCAGAACGGCCTCGACTACATCAGGTCCTGCCAGCACGACGACGGCGGGTTCGCCGAAGCCGGGCGGAGCACCAACCCCGGCACCTCGTGGTTCGCGGTGATGGCGATCGTCGCCGCCGGCGAAGACCCGCACGACTGGAAGGTGAACGGCACCTCGGCGATCGACTACTGGAAATCGGCCGAAGACGCCGTAAACCCGGAGGGGACAGCCGAACTCGGCAAGATGGTCACCCTGATCGCGGCGGCCGGGGAGGACCCGCGCACCTTTGGCGGCCGCGATTACCTCGTCGAACTCAAAGGGCGCATGAAATCCGACGGCCAGTTCGGCGACTTCGTCTACACCACCTACTGGGGGGTCTTCGGCCTCGTCTCTGCCGGTGAAGACGCCTCGAAACCTGCCGCATGGCTGAAGATCCAGCAGAACGACGACGGCGGCTACGGCTGGATGCCGGGCGCCGAGAGCGATTCCGACGACACCGCCGCCGTGATCATGGCCCTTATCGCCGCCGGCGAACGGATAGACGCACCCGCCGTCTCACGGGCGCTCGACTACCTCAGGGCGCACCAGATGGACGACGGCGGCTTCAACTACGGCGGCTCATCCTCCTCGAACGCCGCCTCGGCGGCATGGGTGATCCAGGCGATCGCCGCCGCCGGGGAGGACCCCTCGGCGTGGTCGAAGAACGGCAGGGATGTGGTCTCGACCCTTGCAGACCTCCAGCAGCCCGACGGTTCGTTCAGGTGGACGGCATACACGACAGACAACCCCTGCGGCATGACGGCGCGGGCGGTCCCGGCCCTGCTCGGGAAACCCTACCCGGTCCTGCCGGGCCAGAAGGCGCCCCACCTCTCGGCACCGGAGACACCCGCGGCAGCGGCGCCCGGGACGACGACGGTGCCGCAGACCGCAGCACCCACCGCCGCAACCGCCGAATGGCAGCCCGTCACCGTCACCGACGACTACGGCGTTGCGGTCAGGATCGAGGCGATGCCGATGCGCATCGTCTCTCTCGCCCCTGCGAACACCGAGATCCTCTTCGGCCTCGGCCTCGGCGACCGGGTGATCGGCGTGACCGACTACTGCAACTACCCTGAGGAGGCGACGGCGAAACCGAAGGTCGGCGGGTATTCCACCGTGAACATCGAGCGCGTGGTGACGGCGAAGCCTGACCTGGTGGTGGCCGCCTTCGGAAACACCGAGGAGGTCGTGGACCACCTCAGGAGTCTCGGCCTGACCGTGATCGCCCTGAACCCGGACTCGGCCGGGGGAACGCTCCGCGATATCAGGCTCGTCGGAACGGCCACCGGCACCGGAGCTGAGGCGGAGCGGCTGGTGGCATCGATGGAGGCGCGCATCGACGCCGTGAAGGAGAAGACACAGATCGCGGCCGAAACCCCGACGGTCGTCCACGCTGTCTGGTACGATCCCATCTGGGTCAGCGGGAGGGACACCTTCCAGAACGAGATGATCGCCCTCGCCGGGGGCACAAACGCCTTTTCCGATGTGGAGGGCTGGCAGATCATCACGATGGAGCGGTTCATCACCACCGACCCCGAGGTGATCATTGTCAACTCGGGGACCGGGATGGGCGAGGGCGGCACCGACCTCATCTACCGCTATTTCATGGACGAATCCAGGTTTAAAAGCCTGAACGCGATCAAAAACAACCGCGTCTACATCGTCGACTCAGACCTGATCGACCGGGGCGGGCCGCGCCTGGTCGACGCCCTGGAAGAGGTCGCAGCCGCCATCCACCCCGACCTCTTCGAGGGCGGACCGGCACCGGCCACCACTGCACCACAGTCGCCCGGTTTCGGGGCGTTCGCCGCATCGATCGCACTCGCCGCCGCCGGGCTGATCCTCCTGCGGAGGGTGGGATGA
- a CDS encoding DUF4430 domain-containing protein — MHRFLTLLCLLCAAACTMPAAALSMDVSGNTAGSPVIVTCDQEAFFVFQENSGTPVFAQGTTVRYVPHTTGALSIAATAGGATVAESVAISAGGSGGNGGDGGEDETYQDVVLPAGNVTVTAANSGTTYTVNRRTALGALDASGVSYTVDDGWYDQYGTLYITAINGRTNEGASGWMYQVNGVSPSVGANVKTVQNGDRVVFYWSESMSSTPATSDNAIWLKVVYGSGSDSGDADTTADYANAFGPATAATIPVGLPEGVTTAVVGGKTRISVNLNAAHDGERVTVKGDRIIIERPGLLLTVMTGDITERDGIATGFIRSVTARLTPIPGAISGIGEVGGTLDLSLNGIPALGDITVTYAPDLSTEERSAIFALCAPERATVTCTACVMNVGMNGLVNEEDIASATVRMTISPAWVEAHGGAGAVRIVHIADDGTVEILETGMVGIDEKGNLIFEALSPNGLSIFAMVSLGDAARSASTTPMPTTAATGISPSTTAPAQAPLGWAAAIAGALIGGGICLNRRKEG, encoded by the coding sequence ATGCATCGTTTCCTGACACTGCTCTGCCTGCTCTGCGCGGCCGCCTGCACCATGCCGGCCGCGGCCCTGAGCATGGACGTCTCGGGAAACACCGCCGGCTCCCCGGTGATCGTCACCTGCGACCAGGAAGCGTTCTTCGTCTTCCAGGAGAACAGCGGCACCCCGGTCTTCGCACAGGGCACGACCGTCAGGTACGTCCCGCACACGACCGGTGCGCTCTCGATTGCAGCGACCGCAGGGGGTGCAACGGTGGCCGAATCCGTCGCCATCTCAGCGGGCGGCAGCGGCGGCAACGGTGGTGACGGCGGCGAAGACGAGACCTACCAGGACGTCGTCCTCCCGGCGGGCAACGTCACCGTCACCGCCGCGAACAGCGGCACGACCTATACGGTGAATCGCCGCACCGCCCTCGGCGCCCTCGACGCCTCGGGAGTGAGTTACACCGTCGACGACGGCTGGTACGACCAGTACGGCACCCTCTACATCACCGCCATCAACGGCCGGACGAATGAAGGCGCATCAGGCTGGATGTATCAGGTCAACGGCGTCTCCCCCTCTGTCGGGGCGAATGTAAAGACCGTGCAGAACGGCGACCGGGTCGTCTTCTACTGGAGCGAGAGCATGTCCTCCACCCCGGCGACCTCGGACAATGCGATCTGGCTGAAGGTGGTCTATGGGAGCGGCAGCGACAGCGGCGATGCGGACACGACAGCGGACTATGCGAACGCCTTCGGCCCGGCCACGGCGGCAACGATCCCGGTTGGACTGCCCGAAGGCGTCACCACCGCGGTGGTGGGCGGAAAGACCAGGATATCGGTCAACCTGAACGCCGCACACGATGGGGAGCGGGTCACCGTGAAGGGGGACCGCATCATCATCGAACGGCCGGGACTGCTCCTGACCGTCATGACCGGGGACATCACCGAGAGGGACGGCATCGCCACCGGATTTATCAGGAGCGTCACGGCCAGACTGACGCCGATACCAGGAGCGATCAGCGGGATCGGCGAGGTCGGCGGTACGCTTGACCTTTCGCTCAACGGCATCCCGGCTCTCGGCGACATCACCGTCACCTACGCCCCCGACCTTTCAACAGAAGAACGATCGGCCATCTTTGCACTCTGCGCCCCTGAGAGGGCCACCGTCACCTGCACCGCCTGCGTGATGAATGTCGGCATGAACGGGCTTGTAAACGAGGAGGACATCGCAAGCGCCACCGTCAGGATGACGATCAGCCCGGCATGGGTGGAAGCGCACGGCGGCGCCGGTGCGGTACGCATCGTGCACATCGCCGACGACGGAACGGTCGAGATCCTGGAGACCGGCATGGTCGGGATCGACGAGAAGGGCAACCTGATCTTCGAGGCCCTATCGCCGAACGGGCTCTCGATATTCGCCATGGTCAGCCTTGGCGATGCTGCCCGGAGTGCGAGCACGACGCCCATGCCGACGACCGCCGCGACAGGGATATCGCCGTCAACGACGGCCCCTGCCCAGGCGCCCCTCGGGTGGGCGGCGGCGATCGCCGGCGCCCTGATCGGCGGCGGGATCTGCCTGAACAGAAGAAAGGAGGGATAA
- a CDS encoding outer membrane protein assembly factor BamB family protein: MHHFTRAGLLCILLICIAAPVAADYPMFHADAARTGAASSPGPLNDTLLWSTEIDEFPDGASAVHNGLVYIPTWPDMNFTDNDPAGLVCCNASTGEILWTNELGGAATGSVSGVAVADGKVYLGGTDGRLYAVDAFSGATLWSSDQIDTTAYFGLSSSPLVYDGMVYALSAGDGVLHAFTPEGNDSWSFPTGGAVGYFTSPAAAEGMIFVAGNGSSLFCINASTHAAAWNATFAAAVKSTPVVGDGKVYVTTADHIYALDAATGAEAWNTSQTGTASTPAVSGGTLIAGSANGLHAYNASTGAPLWTFPSARVDVSPVIAGDVAYFGTNEKTGTVYAVDTSTGAAVWSYALPDPGDGTFAAFYASSPAVSDGVLYIGAENNQLYAFGTETPGATVIWDGTVALADTTFTFVPSNNASASYQINRTTDLGALDAAATAGGFAFNASDSWYAAYGSFYLEDIDGIANEDWTQENARAWSIFINGAAAPAGLGANDLQDSYELTFYYCPTDPVTWAPLIEEADYIVTIDVDVATATMIWDGTVALTDTTFAFTPSNNASASYQINRTTDLGALDAAATAGGFAFNASDSWYAAYGSFYLEDIDGIANEDWTQENARAWSIFINGAAAPAGLGANDLADGDELTFYYCPTDPVTWAPLIDQAAYVVSIDVDVAEAAVEAPSLDGGQRGGFVLAEVDAAAENDGWYVVVVSGTNAAGEGIAGTGTVRLSGGETVTVPVLVAVPAQVGAGTYTLYAGIYPLDDYPAGLISHSGGSECIVS; encoded by the coding sequence ATGCACCACTTTACCAGGGCAGGGCTACTCTGCATCCTTCTGATCTGCATCGCCGCACCTGTGGCGGCCGACTACCCGATGTTCCACGCCGATGCGGCGCGCACCGGGGCGGCATCGTCACCCGGACCCCTGAACGACACGCTCCTCTGGTCGACAGAGATCGACGAGTTCCCTGACGGCGCATCCGCCGTCCATAACGGACTGGTCTACATCCCGACATGGCCAGATATGAACTTCACCGACAACGATCCCGCCGGACTTGTCTGCTGCAACGCCTCGACCGGGGAAATCCTCTGGACGAACGAACTCGGCGGCGCCGCCACAGGATCGGTCTCGGGCGTCGCCGTCGCCGACGGGAAGGTCTATCTCGGCGGGACCGACGGACGGCTCTACGCCGTCGACGCCTTCAGCGGCGCCACCCTCTGGTCGAGCGACCAGATCGACACGACAGCCTACTTCGGGCTCTCTTCCTCACCCCTCGTCTATGACGGAATGGTGTACGCCCTCTCCGCCGGAGATGGCGTGCTGCATGCGTTCACGCCCGAAGGCAACGATTCATGGTCCTTCCCCACCGGTGGAGCCGTCGGCTACTTCACCTCGCCGGCAGCCGCAGAAGGAATGATCTTTGTCGCCGGGAACGGGAGCAGCCTCTTCTGCATCAATGCCTCGACCCACGCCGCGGCATGGAACGCCACCTTCGCGGCCGCCGTGAAATCGACGCCGGTCGTCGGCGACGGGAAGGTCTACGTGACGACAGCAGACCACATCTACGCCCTCGATGCGGCCACCGGTGCAGAGGCCTGGAACACCTCCCAGACCGGGACAGCCTCGACCCCGGCCGTTTCGGGCGGCACCCTCATCGCAGGATCGGCCAACGGCCTCCACGCCTACAATGCCTCCACCGGCGCCCCGCTCTGGACGTTCCCGAGTGCGCGGGTGGACGTCTCGCCGGTGATTGCCGGTGACGTCGCGTATTTCGGAACGAACGAGAAGACCGGCACGGTGTATGCGGTGGACACATCCACCGGGGCCGCGGTATGGTCGTACGCCCTCCCCGACCCGGGCGACGGCACTTTTGCCGCCTTCTATGCCTCTTCTCCGGCCGTATCTGACGGCGTGCTCTACATCGGCGCCGAGAACAACCAGCTCTATGCCTTCGGTACAGAAACGCCGGGCGCCACCGTGATCTGGGACGGCACCGTCGCCCTCGCCGACACCACCTTCACCTTCGTGCCCTCGAACAACGCATCCGCCTCGTACCAGATAAACCGCACCACCGACCTCGGCGCCCTTGACGCCGCCGCAACGGCCGGAGGGTTCGCCTTCAACGCCTCTGACTCCTGGTATGCCGCCTACGGCTCGTTCTACCTGGAGGATATCGACGGCATCGCAAACGAGGACTGGACGCAGGAGAACGCACGCGCATGGTCGATCTTCATCAACGGGGCGGCAGCACCGGCAGGGCTCGGGGCAAACGACCTCCAGGACAGTTACGAACTCACCTTCTACTACTGCCCCACCGACCCGGTAACCTGGGCGCCCCTCATCGAGGAGGCCGACTATATCGTCACGATCGACGTCGACGTCGCCACGGCGACCATGATCTGGGACGGCACCGTCGCCCTCACCGACACCACGTTCGCCTTCACCCCATCGAACAACGCATCCGCCTCGTACCAGATAAACCGCACCACCGACCTCGGCGCCCTTGACGCCGCCGCAACGGCCGGAGGGTTCGCCTTCAACGCCTCGGACTCCTGGTATGCCGCCTACGGCTCGTTCTACCTGGAGGATATCGACGGCATCGCAAACGAGGACTGGACGCAGGAGAACGCACGCGCATGGTCGATCTTCATCAACGGGGCGGCGGCACCGGCAGGACTCGGCGCAAACGACCTCGCAGACGGCGACGAACTCACCTTCTACTACTGCCCCACCGACCCGGTAACCTGGGCGCCCCTCATCGACCAGGCAGCCTACGTGGTATCGATCGACGTCGACGTCGCCGAAGCGGCGGTTGAGGCACCATCGCTCGACGGCGGGCAGCGCGGCGGCTTCGTCCTCGCAGAGGTGGACGCCGCCGCAGAGAATGACGGCTGGTACGTCGTCGTCGTGAGCGGCACAAACGCCGCCGGCGAGGGGATCGCCGGGACCGGCACGGTCCGCCTGAGCGGCGGCGAGACCGTTACCGTGCCGGTGCTGGTCGCCGTCCCCGCCCAGGTGGGCGCGGGTACCTACACGCTGTATGCCGGGATCTACCCCCTCGACGACTACCCGGCCGGCCTGATCTCCCACAGCGGAGGCTCGGAATGCATCGTTTCCTGA
- a CDS encoding FecCD family ABC transporter permease: MHVRRWITPVFLGIFLLLSIVLSTAIGASGLSLLDLDPDTVRMLLFDVRLPRVLAALLVGAGLAVAGAAMQGLFKNAMADPYIIGTSSGGALGASLSIVFLMGFGLPVFAFVGATASTMLVYLISRRKGRVTVETLLLSGIAVSMFLSAVLSFIMYISGNSLHQIMFWLMGGFWNVSWSDVWTGLLLLPACLVLFLCARDLNVISIGEEDALHLGVDVEKLKLGLLLISSFITGIAVSVAGSIGFIGLIVPHLMRILVGPDHRILIPSAMMAGAALLVWADTLVRILPTEIPVGIVTSFFGAPFFIYLLRSRTCT, translated from the coding sequence ATGCACGTACGCCGATGGATTACGCCGGTTTTTCTTGGCATTTTTCTCCTTCTGAGCATCGTGCTCTCGACGGCCATCGGAGCAAGCGGTCTTTCCCTTCTTGACCTCGACCCGGACACGGTTCGCATGCTCCTCTTCGACGTCCGCCTGCCGCGGGTGCTCGCCGCCCTTCTGGTTGGTGCCGGCCTCGCCGTCGCCGGTGCGGCGATGCAGGGGCTCTTCAAGAACGCGATGGCCGACCCCTACATCATCGGCACCTCCTCGGGCGGGGCGCTCGGGGCCTCCCTCTCGATCGTCTTCCTCATGGGGTTCGGCCTACCTGTCTTCGCCTTCGTCGGCGCCACTGCATCCACCATGCTCGTCTACCTCATCTCACGGCGCAAGGGGCGGGTGACGGTCGAGACCCTGCTCCTCTCGGGTATCGCCGTCTCGATGTTCCTCTCGGCCGTCCTCTCCTTCATCATGTACATCTCCGGCAACAGCCTCCACCAGATCATGTTCTGGCTGATGGGGGGGTTCTGGAACGTCTCGTGGAGCGACGTCTGGACCGGCCTCCTCCTCCTGCCCGCCTGCCTGGTCCTCTTTCTCTGTGCGCGCGACCTCAACGTGATCTCCATCGGCGAGGAGGATGCCCTGCACCTCGGCGTGGACGTGGAGAAACTCAAACTCGGTCTCCTTCTCATTTCTTCCTTCATCACCGGCATCGCCGTCTCGGTGGCCGGTTCGATCGGGTTTATCGGGCTGATCGTCCCCCACCTGATGCGCATCCTCGTGGGGCCCGACCACCGCATCCTCATCCCCTCGGCGATGATGGCAGGCGCCGCCCTCCTGGTGTGGGCCGACACCCTGGTCCGCATCCTCCCGACCGAGATCCCGGTGGGCATCGTCACGTCGTTCTTTGGCGCACCGTTTTTCATCTACCTTCTCAGGAGCAGGACGTGCACATGA
- a CDS encoding ABC transporter ATP-binding protein, protein MTGIMVRTEGLDVSYGDTRVLEAVSLAVQEGSFIGILGPNGCGKTTLLRALSRIIEPAAGTVMVDGREIGEYSIRGLATIMGAVPQETAVTFDFTVEEIVQMGRHPHLGRLSSMGEEDYAICRHAMEITNTAYLADRLITEISGGERQRVLIARALAQRPRVLLLDEPTSHLDISHQIEILSIIRGLVPQVTVIGVFHDINLAAYFCDTIILMEQARIAAVGTPAAVITDRNIREVFGVEMIVRTHPITGRPYVVPRYEPGPVVERPLRVHVVCGGGTGAETLYALRSAGHEVTVGVLSANDSDCTTADGLGIRVIREPPFAPISRRSLEEYVAVLQVSDVVVVTGMPVGPGNIDNLRALLSHAGLMVFLLSPGGADPADHDYTGGEATAILDALLNNGAVRVGSVSELLDRLAARRADRA, encoded by the coding sequence ATGACAGGGATTATGGTCAGGACAGAGGGTCTGGACGTCTCCTATGGCGACACCCGCGTGCTCGAGGCGGTCTCGCTCGCAGTACAGGAAGGCTCATTCATCGGCATCCTCGGGCCGAACGGCTGCGGAAAGACCACGCTCCTGCGTGCGCTCTCACGGATCATCGAGCCTGCAGCCGGGACGGTGATGGTCGACGGCAGGGAGATCGGCGAGTATTCGATCAGGGGCCTTGCCACTATCATGGGCGCCGTTCCGCAGGAGACCGCCGTCACCTTCGACTTCACCGTCGAGGAGATCGTGCAGATGGGCCGCCACCCCCACCTCGGCCGCCTCTCCTCGATGGGCGAGGAGGACTACGCCATCTGCCGGCATGCGATGGAGATCACCAACACCGCGTACCTTGCCGACCGCCTGATCACCGAGATCAGCGGCGGCGAGCGGCAGCGGGTGCTGATCGCCCGCGCCCTTGCCCAGAGGCCGCGGGTGCTCCTCCTCGACGAACCGACCTCGCACCTGGATATCAGCCACCAGATCGAGATCCTCTCGATCATCAGGGGGCTCGTCCCGCAGGTGACGGTGATCGGCGTCTTCCACGACATCAACCTTGCCGCCTACTTCTGCGATACCATCATCCTGATGGAGCAGGCGCGTATCGCCGCCGTCGGGACGCCTGCGGCGGTGATCACCGACCGGAACATCAGGGAGGTCTTTGGTGTGGAGATGATCGTCCGCACCCATCCCATCACCGGGCGCCCCTATGTGGTGCCGCGCTATGAGCCGGGCCCGGTCGTAGAGCGTCCCCTCCGGGTGCACGTGGTCTGCGGCGGGGGCACCGGGGCTGAGACCCTCTACGCCCTGCGCTCTGCCGGTCACGAGGTGACGGTCGGTGTGCTCTCGGCGAACGATTCAGACTGCACCACTGCGGACGGCCTCGGGATCAGGGTGATACGGGAACCCCCCTTCGCCCCGATCTCTCGCCGGTCTCTGGAGGAGTATGTGGCCGTCCTCCAGGTGTCTGATGTAGTCGTCGTGACCGGGATGCCGGTCGGCCCCGGCAATATCGACAACCTGCGCGCCCTTCTGAGCCATGCCGGCCTCATGGTATTCCTGCTCTCTCCCGGTGGAGCCGATCCGGCGGACCACGACTACACCGGCGGCGAGGCGACGGCCATTCTTGATGCGCTGCTGAACAACGGTGCGGTGCGGGTCGGAAGCGTTTCTGAACTTCTGGACCGTCTGGCTGCGCGCAGGGCCGATCGCGCATGA
- a CDS encoding sugar phosphate isomerase/epimerase family protein, with translation MRAIGVSTYCMMHRPLGDALETLSQETGLIEILSDSLHSLFLYAEVCASFDLRYTVHAPTTDLNIALEHERMRRASIQVVEDLVGVCDRIGASVLVVHPGVCMDPHLMTASERALRRSLDDLSRLQEACAVTIAIENMGSWPCCHFRDTSLLPVLDDLGLGFVLDIGHAHLNGNLEAFLRAGSPVHLHLHDNGGALDEHAACGTGTIDFSAVLDSVSPRTTAVIEVQDLGAVRPSLAYMNGV, from the coding sequence ATGAGAGCGATCGGCGTCTCCACCTACTGTATGATGCACCGCCCCCTCGGCGATGCGCTGGAGACACTCTCGCAGGAGACCGGGCTTATCGAGATCCTCTCCGACTCCCTGCACTCGCTCTTTCTGTATGCGGAGGTCTGCGCCTCCTTCGATCTCCGTTACACCGTCCATGCCCCCACCACCGACCTCAACATCGCCCTCGAACACGAGCGGATGCGGAGGGCGTCGATCCAGGTGGTCGAAGACCTTGTCGGCGTGTGCGACCGTATCGGGGCTTCGGTGCTCGTGGTCCACCCGGGCGTCTGCATGGACCCCCACCTGATGACGGCGTCGGAGCGGGCGCTCCGCCGGTCCCTGGATGACCTCTCCCGCCTCCAGGAGGCGTGTGCCGTCACCATCGCCATCGAGAATATGGGCTCGTGGCCCTGCTGCCACTTCAGGGACACCTCGCTCCTGCCGGTGCTCGACGACCTCGGTCTGGGCTTTGTCCTGGACATCGGTCATGCCCATCTCAACGGAAATCTGGAGGCATTCCTCCGTGCGGGATCGCCCGTCCACCTCCACCTCCACGACAATGGCGGCGCACTGGACGAGCACGCCGCCTGCGGCACCGGCACCATCGACTTTTCAGCGGTTCTGGATTCGGTATCGCCCCGCACCACGGCGGTGATCGAGGTGCAGGATCTCGGTGCGGTCCGTCCGAGTCTGGCATACATGAACGGCGTGTGA